In Eleutherodactylus coqui strain aEleCoq1 chromosome 4, aEleCoq1.hap1, whole genome shotgun sequence, the following are encoded in one genomic region:
- the LOC136624948 gene encoding olfactory receptor 8U9-like isoform X1 has protein sequence MENKSLVKEFILMGLTDKTELSLPLFIIFLLVYIITILGNVGIISLIKLDIHLQKPMYVFLSNLSFVDLTYSSSITPKRLQDLVFESRTISFLGCALQMYVFVSFGTDECLLLGIMAYDRYVAVCRPLLYSTIMNSIFCLQLVVSGYLGGILIALVHTNLMFRLNFCKSNIISHFFCDLPPLFKLSCSDVSINIAVLFVIGGFVTMTCLITILVSYTNIVLAIVRIHSAQSRYKAFSTCSSHMTAVSIFYGTVLFMYFRPSNSYALQQDKVVSVFYTILIPMLNPLIYSLRNTEVQEALKRLVKNTFSKNKCTDLF, from the exons ATGGAAAACAA AAGTTTAGTAAAGGAATTCATTCTCATGGGCCTCACAGACAAAACTGAACTATCCTTACCTCTTTTCATCATATTCCTTCTTGTTTACATCATCACTATACTGGGCAATGTTGGCATCATAAGTTTGATCAAGCTGGACATTCATCTTCAGAAGCCCATGTACGTGTTCTTAAGCAACCTATCATTTGTGGACCTTACGTACTCTTCATCTATCACACCCAAGAGGCTACAGGACCTGGTTTTTGAATCCAGGACCATCTCCTTCTTGGGTTGTGCTCTGCAGATGTACGTGTTTGTCTCCTTTGGAACAGATGAATGCCTTCTACTAGGTATTATGGCCTATGACCGTTACGTGGCTGTCTGTAGACCTCTGCTATATAGTACTATCATGAATAGCATATTCTGTCTTCAGTTGGTGGTTTCTGGTTATCTAGGAGGCATCCTGATTGCCTTGGTGCACACCAATTTAATGTTCCGCCTCAATTTCTGTAAATCCAACATCATCAGCCACTTCTTCTGTGACCTGCCACCACTTTTCAAGCTCTCTTGCTCCGATGTATCCATTAATATTGCAGTGCTTTTTGTTATTGGTGGCTTCGTAACTATGACATGTCTCATTACAATTCTTGTCTCCTACACTAACATTGTCCTGGCCATTGTGAGAATCCATTCTGCTCAGAGCAGATATAAGGCATTCAGCACCTGCTCCTCTCATATGACTGCTGTCAGCATCTTCTATGGGACAGTGCTATTTATGTATTTCCGGCCATCCAACAGCTATGCCCTTCAGCAAGACAAGGTGGTATCAGTCTTCTACACCATACTTATACCTATGTTAAATCCTTTGATATATAGTTTAAGAAATACAGAAGTTCAAGAAGCTTTAAAGCGTCtggtaaaaaatacattttcgaAAAATAAATGTACTGATCTTTTTTAA
- the LOC136624948 gene encoding olfactory receptor 8U9-like isoform X2, translating into MNRSLVKEFILMGLTDKTELSLPLFIIFLLVYIITILGNVGIISLIKLDIHLQKPMYVFLSNLSFVDLTYSSSITPKRLQDLVFESRTISFLGCALQMYVFVSFGTDECLLLGIMAYDRYVAVCRPLLYSTIMNSIFCLQLVVSGYLGGILIALVHTNLMFRLNFCKSNIISHFFCDLPPLFKLSCSDVSINIAVLFVIGGFVTMTCLITILVSYTNIVLAIVRIHSAQSRYKAFSTCSSHMTAVSIFYGTVLFMYFRPSNSYALQQDKVVSVFYTILIPMLNPLIYSLRNTEVQEALKRLVKNTFSKNKCTDLF; encoded by the coding sequence ATGAACAGAAGTTTAGTAAAGGAATTCATTCTCATGGGCCTCACAGACAAAACTGAACTATCCTTACCTCTTTTCATCATATTCCTTCTTGTTTACATCATCACTATACTGGGCAATGTTGGCATCATAAGTTTGATCAAGCTGGACATTCATCTTCAGAAGCCCATGTACGTGTTCTTAAGCAACCTATCATTTGTGGACCTTACGTACTCTTCATCTATCACACCCAAGAGGCTACAGGACCTGGTTTTTGAATCCAGGACCATCTCCTTCTTGGGTTGTGCTCTGCAGATGTACGTGTTTGTCTCCTTTGGAACAGATGAATGCCTTCTACTAGGTATTATGGCCTATGACCGTTACGTGGCTGTCTGTAGACCTCTGCTATATAGTACTATCATGAATAGCATATTCTGTCTTCAGTTGGTGGTTTCTGGTTATCTAGGAGGCATCCTGATTGCCTTGGTGCACACCAATTTAATGTTCCGCCTCAATTTCTGTAAATCCAACATCATCAGCCACTTCTTCTGTGACCTGCCACCACTTTTCAAGCTCTCTTGCTCCGATGTATCCATTAATATTGCAGTGCTTTTTGTTATTGGTGGCTTCGTAACTATGACATGTCTCATTACAATTCTTGTCTCCTACACTAACATTGTCCTGGCCATTGTGAGAATCCATTCTGCTCAGAGCAGATATAAGGCATTCAGCACCTGCTCCTCTCATATGACTGCTGTCAGCATCTTCTATGGGACAGTGCTATTTATGTATTTCCGGCCATCCAACAGCTATGCCCTTCAGCAAGACAAGGTGGTATCAGTCTTCTACACCATACTTATACCTATGTTAAATCCTTTGATATATAGTTTAAGAAATACAGAAGTTCAAGAAGCTTTAAAGCGTCtggtaaaaaatacattttcgaAAAATAAATGTACTGATCTTTTTTAA